In Corallococcus exiguus, the DNA window GGCTTGAGCTGCTTCAGCACCGCCGTGGCCGCCGCCGCGTCCGGAGGCGCGACGATGGCGCCCAGCGCGATGGCCGCGGCCCAGGGCATCGCCGGCACCATCCATTTCACCGCCACCGCGACGGCGATGACCGTGAGCACCACCGCCCCCAGGGCCAGGCTCGCCACCGGCCGCCAGTTCGCGCGCAGGTCGCGAGGCGACGCGTCGAACGCCGCGTCCAGCAGCACCGGCGCGACGAACAGGGTGAGCGCCAGCTCCGGATCCAACACCAGCTCCGGACTGCCCGGCACGAGCGCCAGGACCGCCCCGGCGAGCGCCACCAGTGCGGGGTAGGGCGTGCCAAGCCGCCGGGACAGCGCCGCCAGTCCCGCGCCTCCCAGCAGCAGCGCGATGACGATCTCGAACACCAGCATGAGGGCCTCGGGGAGGAGTCCACCCTGGACTTCCGGCGACGTAGCGCAGGAGGGCCGGCTGGGGACAGTGGCGAATTCCGGACGACGGAAACCTGCGTCATGCGGGAGGCCGCCCGCGTCATCAGCCGAACGCGATGGGTGCCATCAGCCGGGGAAGGGGCGCACCTTTGCGAGGCGTGGGCCCCCGGTGACAGGCTTGCGCTTTCGGGCCGCGTGAAGCGCGCGGCCTTGCGAACCCTGTCCGATGGGGGAACCGAAGATGTCCAGGTCGTTGCTGTTGGCGTCGTTCAACGAGGGCGTCCACCGTTCCATGTCCGGCAACCACGAGGCCGCGCTCCAGTCGTTCGAGCAGGTCCTCGCCGTGGATCCGCGCCACTTCCCCGCGCTCACCTCGAAGGCCTTCGCCCTCAAGCAGCTGGGGCGTACCGACGAGGCCTTGAAGGGCTTCCAGCGCGCCATCGAGCTGGATCCCTCCGCGGCGGACCCCCACCGCGAGGCGGCCCTCTGCCAGTTGGAACTGGGAGAGCCCGAAGCCGCCTCCCTCCTGATGCACCGGGCGGTGCAACTCAACCCCACCCCCGGCTACCGCGAGGCCGCCGCCATCGAGGTCTACCACCTGGGTAACGCGCTGCTGACCCAGGGCCGGCGGCCGGACAAGGCCCGGTACCGGCTGGCCCGCCAGGTCTTCGAACTGGCGCTGGAGCTGTCCCCTGCCTACGTGGAGGCGGCCAAGGCCCTGGCCGACGTGTGGGAGCACCTGGGTGACTCTACCCAGCAGGAGCACTACACCCTGCTGGCGACCCGGCTGCGCCCCGCCTCCTCCTGAGGCGCCTCGCGTCAAATTCCATACAAATGCGGAGGGAAAGGGCGGGATGCCGGTGTTGAATGCCGAAGCGGCCCCCCACCAGGAGAACCCCCCGCATGATCGTGATGCTCGAGCCGGATTCCCCGGAATCCGTCGTGAACGCCGTCCTCCAACTCGCTTCGCAGTACGAGGGCGTCACCCCGCGTGCCCACGTCGTCCAGGGCGCCGAGTCCACCATCACGGAGCTGTATCTGCTGGGCTCCACGTCGCAGGTGCCGCTGGAGCCGTTCCAGCAGCTGCCCGGCGTGCGCCAGGTGGTCCGCGTCTCGCAGAAGTACCGCATCATCGGCCGACACGGTGGCCAGCGCACGACGGCGGGCTTCGAGTACAACGGCGTCAGCTTCGGCGACAACTCGGTGAACCTGTTCGCCGGGCTGTGCGCGGTGGATTCGCTGGAGAGCGTGGACGCGATGATGGCGGCGCTCGCTCGCTGCGGCATCAACACCACGCGCATGGGCGCGTACAAGCCGCGCACCAACCCGTACGAGTTCCAGGGCCTGGGCGCGAAGTGCCTGCCCTGGGTGTTCGACTCCGCGGGCAAGCACGGCATCAAGGTCGTCGCGATGGAGGTGACGCACCCGCGCCACATCGACGAGATCAACGACGCGCTGAAGAAGTCGGGGGCGCCCACGGGCGTGATGCTCCAGGTGGGCACGCGCAACGCGCAGAACTTCGAGCTGCTCAAGCAGATTGGTCAGCAGCACGCCTTCCCGGTGCTCTTCAAGCGCGGCATGGGCATCACGCTGGAGGAGTCCCTCAACGCGTGCGAGTACGTGGCGAGCGAGGGCAACCCCAAGATCGTCTTCTGCCTGCGCGGCGTGAAGACGCACCTGGGCGACCCGCACCGCAACATGGTGGACTTCGCGCACGTGCCGGTGGTGCGCCGCCTCACGCGCATGCCGGTGTGCGTGGACCCCTCGCACGCGATTGGCCGCGCGGAGGCCCCGCCGGACGGGCTGCCGGACATCTTCCACGCCATTGGCCAGGGCCTCATCGCGGGCGCGTCCATGGTGCTGGTGGACTTCCACCCCACGCCGGAGAAGGCGCTGTGCGACGGGCCGCAGGCGCTGCGCCTGGAGCAGCTGGGCGCCCTCCAGCGCTACACGAACATCGTGCGCGCCGCGTACACGGAGGCCGTGAGCAACGGCGACGGGACGCAGGCCGCCGCTCCGGCCAAGGCCGTCAGTCGCTGAGCGCGTAGCTGCCCAGCACCCGGAGCGACGTGCACATGCTCCGGGCTTCGCCCAGGGCTGACTTCACCGGCGCGGAGTCCACCGCGCCGTCCACGTCCAGGCACCAGCGGTAGTCCCAGGCGCGGACGCCGCCGGGCCTCGACTCCAGCCGCGCGACGTTCACCCCGTGCGCGGCGAAGGCCGTGAGCACGCCCGCGAGCGCGCCAGGGCCGTCGTCGAGCGTGAGCACCAGCGACGTCTTCCACCGCGAGCCCAGGTTGGGCGGCACGGCCGGGCCCACCGCGAGGAAGCGGGTGGCGTTGTCCGGCGAGTCCGCGATGCCCTCCGCCAGCACGGTGAGGCCGTAGAGCTCCGCCGCGGTCCGGCTGGCGATGGCCGCCGTGCCCTCCAGCGACTCTTGTGCCACGCGGCGCGCCGCCACGGCGGTGTTCGCTTCGGGCATGGGGTGCAGGTGGTGCTTTCGCAGCCAGCCTCCGCACTGCGCCAGCGCCTGCGGATGGGACAGCGCGCGTGTGAGGCCCTCCAGCGTGCGGCCCGGCGGCGCGAGCAGGCAGTGACGCACGGGCAGGCGCAGCTCGCCGGAGAGGGCCGGGGTGAACTCCAGGAGCAGGTCCACCACCTCCGCCACAGGCCCGGCGAGCGCGCTCTCCATGGGCACCACGCCACCGTCCACCGTGCCTTCGGCGACGGCCTCGAAGACAGCGCGGAAGGTGGGGCAGGGGATGCGTGTCACGGAGGCGCCGAAGAGCGCGCCCGTGGCTTCGTCGCCGTACGCGCCGCGCTCACCCTGGAAGGCGATGCGGCGGGGGGCGGCGTCAGCCATCGATGGGCTCCGCGCGCGGGTACGTGCCCAGCACGCGCAGGGACGACGTGAGCGGGCGCAGGTCCTCCAGCGCGGCCGTTACCGAGGCGGACGCGGCGTGGCCCTCCACGTCCAGATAGAAGCGGTACTTCCACGGCGCACCGGGGATGGGGCGCGACTCCAGCTTGGAGAGGTTCACTCCGCGCTGCGTGAGCCGCTGCAGCACCTGGCCCAGCGTGCCCGGGCGATGCTCCAACACCACCAGCAGCGACGTCTTGCACGGCACGTCCGGCGCGAGCGGCGTGGGCTGGCGCGAGACCTCCACGAAGCGCGTGAAGTCCGAGCCGGGCTGCAGGTCGCTGGCGAGCACCTCGAGCCCGAAGCGGCCCGCCGCGGACTCGCTGGCGATGGCGGCCACGGTCCTGTCATTGCGATCCGCGACCATCTGCGCGGCGACGGCGGTGTCTGGCCCAAGCACGGTGCGGGCCCAGGGTACGTGCGTGCGCAGGAAGTCCTCGCACTGCGCCAGGGCCTGCGGATGGGACAGCACCTCGCGCAGGTCCTCCAGCTTCGCGCCCTTCACGCCCAGCAGCCGGTGGTCCACCTGGCTCACCACCTCGCCGGTGATGACGCCATCGCCCGCGGCGAGCACGTCGTACGTCTCATTCATGCTGCCGGCGGTGGTGTTCTCGATGGGCAGCAGCAGCACGTCCTGCTCACTCTGCTTGAGGGCCTCCACGGCCTGGCGGGCGGTGTCGAAGCCGGCGAGGAGCACGCCGCCCGGCCGGTGGCCGTAGCGCTGGCGGGCGGCCAGGTGGCTGTAGGAGCCCTCGACGCCCAGGTACCCCACGCGCAGGGGCGTGGTGTCCAGGCGGGTGACCAGGGCCTGCTGCCGGGCCACGGACATGTCCAGGATGACGCGGTAGAGGCGCTCCACTTCGTGCGGATCCAGGCCTCGCTCCGCCGCCCGGCCGCGCAGCTTGCGCAGGAGCAGGTCCTCGCGCTGCGGATCCCGGAAGGGCCAGGCCGTCACCAGCTTGGCGCGCGCCACGTCGTCGGCCAGGGCCATGCGCCGCTGGAGCGCATCGAGGACGTCCTCGTCGATGCGCTCGATTTGGGTCCGCAGGGTCTCCAGGGAAGGGATGTCCGCCATGCCCGGAACATAACAACTCGCGTCGAAGGCGCGGACTCCTCTGACGCGCTGTCACATTTCCAGGCGCCGGGCGAGGTCCGAAGGGACCGGGTAGACGGACTCCTTCGGCAGGTGGCGCGTGGCCTGATCCGCGCGGCCGTCGTCCAGGTGCTTGCGCAGCTTCTGGACCAGGGGCGTGAGGTCGGTGATGGACACGGTCCAGTCATCGACGAAGCGCTGGATGACGGCGCGGCTCAAGCCCACCTGGATGCTGTCGTGGGGCAGGCCCGCGCCGCGCAAGCTGCGCTCCGGGTCCCACTGGATGTGGACGGGTGCGGTGTCGAAGGCCTTGCGCCACGCGTCCGGTGAGCCGTGGGCCTTCGGCTCGAAGCCGGTGAGGACGCCGGAGGCCAGGGCCTCCTCCCAGCCGGAGCGCTTGATCCGCACCGCGAGCGTGCGCTCCTGGCCGCTCTTCCGGCCCCAGTTGGAGCGGTGCATGAGCCACAGGAAGCTGGGTTTGATCCACGTCATCCGGCCCACGGAGAAGGGCGGGCCGAACTTCTGCTGCTTCACGGCCACGTCCGCGATGGCGTCCGCGTAGGCCTGATACACGACGATGGTGGCTCGGTCGAAGTCGGCGCGGACTTCGCGGGCTGCGCTCATGGGCGGGCTCTGGGTTTGGCTTTCGGCTTCGGCTTCGGCTTCGGCTTGGGTTTGGCGGCGGCGGTCGTCGGGAGCTTTGTCTTGCCCATCTTGAGGACGAGCTCGAAGTGCTCCGCGGGGGTGGGCGTCACGCTGAGGCGGCTGCGGGTGATGAGCGGGAAGTCCTTGAGCGCGGGCGTGGCCTTGATGGTGGCCAGGGGCACCGGCGTGGTGAAGGCCACCACGGGGCCCACGTCCACGGAGGCCCAGTCCTCGCCGGGGGCGGTGGGGTCGGGGCCCGGCTTGGAGAGGACGCACGCCACGCCGACGACGGCCTTGTCCTCATTGGAGTGGTAGTAGAGGCACAGGTCCCCGGGCGTCATGGCCCGGATGTTGTTGCGCGCCTCGAAGCTGCGCACGCCCGTCCACTCCGTCCTGCCGTCCTCCTCCAGCTTCGCGTACGCGTAGACGGAGGGCTCGCTCTTGATCAACCAGTACCGCGGAGTCGCCATGGCGGCGCACCCTAGCTCAGGGGGGCGTTTCCTGCGCCAGCGCCGCGCCCTGTTGCTTGAAGAGCTCGAAGACCCGCTCCTCGTCCATCGCCGCGACTTCACGCCGTGTGGGATCCGCTTCCGTGTAGCCCACACGCCGGGCCGCGTCGTCGAGTCCCGGGAAGCGTTTCCGCGCCTCGGCCCAGAGGGTCCGGTCGTCTTGAGCCATGGATCAGGGAAGGGGAATCAGGATGCTGGCGCTCGACCCCGGGGAAAGTGAATCCGGCAGTTCGTTGAAGGAGAGGACCGCTCCCCGAGGAAGCCAAATGGGGCTCTCCGTCTGGGTGAATACGTCCACCACGGGCAGGGTCCGGATGTAGACGCCGTCCAGCGGTGTCCGAGTGGAGCGTGCGGGCTGGCCGTAGGTCAGGGCCGACATGTCGATCTGCACGGGGCAAAGGTCCGGATGGACGGACAGCACGAGGGCCTCGCCCTCGCGGATATCGACCTCGAAGTCGCGGGAGCTGTCGACGCTCAAGTCCTTCAGGAAGACGGCATGTCGACCGCTGGGGACCGGAAACGCGAGGTGATGGTCGGCGTGGAGCACCGGCGCCACGGGCTGGTCATCCACGCGCAGGACGATGTCGCGGTCAGGTTGTGGGCCCGTGGCCACGACGTGGAGGAGCCCACCCTCGGGAGCGGGAGGGCCATCGCTGTCGCTGAGCGCGAACAGCCCCCACAGCACCAGCGCCGCCGCGAGAAGCCCCAGCGCCACCTTCGCGTAGCCCGGCGAGCCAGAAGGGTCGTCTGGCTCCGGTCGTGCGTGGCCAGTCGTGTGCGCGGTGAGGAGGGAGAATACCCACCACACCACGAGGACCACGACAAAGATGGCCAGGGCCTCCAAGGCGTTGCCGTCGATGATGGGCCGGATGAGCCTGATCATGTTTCCCCCCTTGAAGTGGCCTTCCCGCCACCTCAGAGGGGTTCAGGGCACGTCTGGTTTTGGAGCGTCAAGCCACGGGGCTCACACCCCACAGACCCACGGTTCCATCCCCCTGGGCCAAGGCAATGAATCGGCCATCGGGTGAGAAGACCGCATCTCCGGTAGGGAGTTCACTGTCGTCCGAGTGGTGGAACAGCACCTCCCCGGTATCGAGGTGGTGGACAACCAGGCCACAGGAATCAGTGGAGGAGACCATCAGTTCCCCGTCGGGGCTGAGGTCGAGGTTGCTCACGTAATAGTTGTAGTCGTTGAACGTCTTCAGGACGCGACGTTCATTCACATCCATCACCACGACCTCGTGGGCGCCTCGCGCAACCAGCAGAGGCTGCGTGGGATGGAATGCAACGCCCGCCGCGATCCGAAACCCAAGGGGATGAACCCAGGGGCGGGAGCTCGCCTTCAGGTTCCAGAGGTAGAGATACGCCAGGTCGTGGTCGTAATCCGTCACCACCACCGCCGCGAATTGAGAGTCACGGGAGAATGTGCACGCCTTGACCGAGACGTGCCACTCAGCGCCGTGCAGGTCACGAATCCGTTTCCAGCCCGCCACGTCCCAGAGGAGGGCCTCGCCACGTTCCAGGATGGCCAGCAACATGCCGTCCCGGGACATGGCCAGGCCTATGGCGGGCGCGGAGAGGGTTTCCTCACGCCAGAGCGAACCGTCCGTCGCGGACAAGGCCATGAGCCGAGGCCGCCAGGTGACCGCGGCCTCCTCGACCGGCGGCCCCGCCGTCACGATGTGAGTCGAGCCGTGGAAGAGGGCCTCGGTGGGCTCCATCTTCAGCTCCACCGAGCCGCTGGCGACGTCCGTTGCCGTGTCCAGGTTCCACCACCGCAGGCGGGAGTCGGCTTTCGCGAGCAGCCAGGTGCCTGACGGGTCAAAGCAAAGCCTTTCCCAGCGGACGATGCCGAGCTGGGAACCCAGCTGCCGCACACGCTTCAGGCCGGGCGTATTCGCAGGAGTGATGACCGCACGGGTCAGGTCTGTCTGGCTCATGTCGTGTAGGCCGGAATGGAAACGCGCGTACGAAGGAAGACTCCACCCGTGAGGTCCCTGGCGGATGCGGCCATGGGCAGGGCGTGGACGATCGAGGAGACGCGGCCTGACGACCGCAAGGACCTCTTCGAGGCGTACCTCACGGCGGCGCGGCTCGGGAAGATGGAGGCCATGACGAACGTGGGGCTTCATTTCCTCTACGGAGATGGCGTCCGGCGTGATCCAAAGCGCTCCCGGATGTGGACGGAAAAGGCAGCCGGACTGGGGGACGACGTGGCGGCCTTCAATCTGGGCCTCGCCTATGACTATGGACGGGGGATCCGAAAGGACAAGACCCTGGCTGAAGCCTGGTATCGCCAGGCCGCCGCGATGGGATTCGCTGTCGCCGAGGGAAACCTGGCGTATCTCCTGTTCGCAAGCACCGAGGCCCAGCAGCAGCAGGAAGCGGTCCGGATCTACCGGAAGCATGCACGGCAGGGACACGCGATTCCGGCCTACAACGTCGGTCTTGCGTATGAACTGGGAAAGGGCGTCCGCAAGAGCCTGAAGCGAGCCAATGCGTATTACGAAATGTCCGCGAAGGGCGGTTACGCGGAAGCGCAGTTGGCCCTGGGCTACAACTATTCCAATGGCGTGGGCCTTCCAACGGATGCCTTGCGCGCCTTTGCCTGGTTCCGGCTGGCGGCGGGGCAGGGGCATCCCAGCGCGTCGTTCAACCTGGGGCTGATGTTCGCGAACGGGGAGGGCGTGCCCAAATCCAAGGCGCGTGCCATGCGTCACTTTCGTGATGCCGCGAGCCAGGGGCATGTGAAGTCCGCTCGATGGTTGCGGAAGCTCCAGAAAGCCTGATCACCCCACGTTGGTCTTGCTGAATACCCGCAGCGCCTCCGCGACACTCCAGGCCTGGGCGAAACAGCCTCGCGGACGGTAGGGCTCCGTCGCATCGAAGATCTCCGAGATTTGTCCAATCCCCGCGTGAGACAGGTGGTCCTCCATTCCAGACAGCAGGGCCCTCGCGGCCTTGATGTCCGGGGACACCTTCAACGTCGCGTCCACATAATGGCCAATCAGCCAGCCCCACACCGTGCCCTGGTGGTAGGCCGCGTCGCGGGCCCGCAGGTCTCCGTCGTACTTCGGTTTGTAGTCCCTGCTCCCCGGCGCCAGACTGCGCAGGCCCACCGGTGTCACCAGTTCGCGGCGCACCACCTCCAGCACCTGCGCCCACTTGTCTCGCTTGAGCACCGGATGCTTGAGCGAGATGGCGAAGACCTGGTTCGGCCTCACGCTCACGTCCTCGCGGCCATCCTCTCCGTCCACCACGTCGTAGAGGCACCCGCCCGCTTCATTCCAGAAGCGCTGGTTGAAGCTGCCCTGTGCCTTCTCCGCCGCGGCCCGGTATGGCCCTGATTCCAGCCCCAGCCGCTCCGCCCAGCCCGCCATCAGGCGCAGGGCGTTGAACCACAGCGCGTTGATCTCCACAGCTTTGCCCCGGCGCGGCGTCACCACCCAGCCCTCCACCTTCGCGTCCATCCAGGTGAGCTGGTAGCCCTCCTGTCCCTGTCGCAGGAGCCCGTCCGCGGGGTCCACGCCGATGTGGAAGCGCGTGCCCTTCTGGTGGTGCGCCACGATGTCCCGCAGCGTCGGGAACAGGTCCTTCAACAGCGCTTCGTCTCCCGTCTCCTCCAGGTAACGGTCCACCGCGTGGAAGAACCAGAGCGTCGCGTCCGCCGTGTGGTAGACGCCCTCGTTTTCTCCATCCGGGAAGTAGTTCGGAATCAGGCCGTCCCGCACGTAGTGCTCGAACGTGCGCAGGATGGCCGCCGCCTCGCGGTAGCGCCCCGTCGCCAACGTCAACCCGTCCAGGCTGATCATCGTGTCCCGGCCCCAGTCCGTGAACCACGGGTAGCCCGCGATGACGCTCCTCGCGTCCAATCCCATCGACCGTGCCCACGCTGCGTCCGCGGGCCTTGGCGGGTCGATGATGAACTGGTCCGCCGCCAACACCAGCCGCGCCGGCACCCCCGTGCGCCCATGCTCCGGGGCGCGCTCCAACAGGCGCTCCTGCCTCCCCAGCTCCCGTTCGAACACCTCCTTGGGATTCCGCTCCAGCAGGTGCCCCGGCGCCTGCGTCGTGAGCCCGAAGTAGAGCGCGCTCCCGGGCTTCAGCGTCGCCGTGAAGTAGCCCGGCGAGTGCTGCACCTCCGTGAAGTCATAGCCGCGCGCCTTCTCCGTCCGCAGGTGCTGCGGCTGGGACGTCTCCGCCAGGCTCACGTACGGCGTGGGCCCGTCCGCATACAGCCGCATCCGCTGAGTCGGACCGTCCTCTCCGTTGCGCAGCTCCACCAGCGGGCCTCGCAGCGTGACGATGGGCTCCCCCACGGCCTTCAACAGTGGCCCGTCATGCGGGCGCATGACCGGGAACGGCCGCAGGTGCAGCGTCACCTCCGGACCGGACAGGTGCTCCCACGCGAGGAACACCGTGTCCTCGCCGTGCACCATCACGCAGCGACGCCTCAGTCGCGCACGCCCCACCGCGTACTCCCAGACGGGAATCAGTCCCTCCAGGTGGAAGTGCCGCAGGTGCCTCGCGCCGTCCTCCACCGTGGTGCCGTCCTCGTGCTCCTCGGACGTGAGCCGGTAGCGCTCCCCGTCCACCAGCGCCGTCTCCTCCATCCGCGCCATCAGCACCGTGCGGCCCAGCTTCTCCAACGTGGGGATGAACAGGCCGTGGTAGCGGCGCGTGTTGCAGCCCACCACCGTGCCGGAGGCGTAGCCCCCTCGGCCGTTGGTCAGGAGCCACTCGTGGTTCACGCCGTTGCTGAAGTCGGCGCCTTCCGGGAAGTCGAACGACAGGCGGGGCAGGGCAGGGGCTGATTCGTTCACGCCTTCGTCTCCTCCTCGCCCGTCCCCCTGGGCGGAGACGCGCGGGAAAGGGTAGGAAGCAGGAATCCGTCGGACATCGTTCTCGTGGAGAGGTTGCTCATGCATCCCCGCGCCACACAGCGCATCCCCCGGTCCCCGGACTCGAGGGGAGGTCAGGCGGGCAGCCAGGCCCTCGACGCTGCCTCGAGCGCGCTGGAATCCGTTCACGCGAAGCCCTTGCGACCGTCCCAAGGGGACCGCACCTCACCCAGAGCCTTCGGGCGCGCCCCGATTTCCCGAGGAGACACGCCGTGGGCATCGTGAAGTCATCGGGCATCAGCGGCCGGCAGCACAACCTCGCCGAACAGGTCTTCTCCCGTGCCGCGGGCGCACCGCTCGTGCCGGGCAACGACGTGCACCTGCTGCGCGACGCTCGCGAAAACTACCCCGCGTGGCTGCGCGCCATCCAGCAGGCCCAGCGCTCCGTCCTCTTCGAGAACTACATCATTGAAGACGACGACGTGGGCCGCGCCTTCGCGGACGTGCTGGCCGCCCGTGCTCGCGACGGCGTGCAGGTCCGCGTCCTCTATGACTGGCTGGGCTGCCAGGGCACTGCGTCCCGCCACTACTGGCGCACCCTGCGCGACGCGGGCGTGGAGGTGCGCTGCTTCAATCCCTTCCAGTTCGACCGGCCCCTGGCGTGGCTGGGCCGCAACCACCGCAAGACGCTCACCGTGGACGGCGAGGTCGGTTTCGTCTCCGGCTTGTGCGTGAGCCACAAGTGGGTGGGCGACGAGCAGAAGGGCGTGGCCCCCTGGCGCGACACCGGCCTGGAGATTCGCGGCCCCGCAGTGGCGGACCTGGTGCGCGCCTTCGCCCAGGGGTGGAGCACCGTGGGCCCTCCTCTAGATGAAGAGGGCTGCCTGTCCGCTCGCGCCTCCCTGACCATGGGCGACGTGTCCCTTCGCGTGGTGGCCGGCGTGCCCTGGAGCGCGGGCCTCTTCCGCGTGGACCAGCTCATCGCTTCGCTCGCGCGCAAGCGGCTGTGGCTCACCGACGCTTACTTCGTGGGCACCGCCACCTATGTGCAGGCGCTGCGGGCCGCGTCGCGCGACGGCGTGGACGTGCGGCTGCTCGTGCCCGGCAGCAGCGACATCCCCGCGCTTCGCCCGCTCACCCAGGCCGGCTACCGCCCCCTGCTGGAGGCCGGCATCCGCGTCTATGAATGGAATGGCACCATGCTCCACGCCAAGACGGCGGTGGCGGATGGCACCTGGGCGCGCGTCGGTTCGTCCAACCTCAACCCCGCCAGCTGGCTGGGTAACTCCGAAATCGACGTCGCCGTGGAGGACGCGCCCTTCGCCCGGTGCATGGAGGACATGTACCTCCAGGACCTGGAGCACGCGACGGAGGTGGTGCTCAGTGGAAGGGCGCGTCGCATGAGCGCCGCGCCTCCGCTGCCGCGTGCACAGCGTGGGACTCGCGGCCGGCGGGGCAGCATGAGCCGCGCGGCCGCGGGCGCGGTGCGCCTGGGCAACACCGTGGGCGCCGCCGTCACCAACCACCGCGAGCTGGGCCGCACCGAATCCAAGGTCGTCTTTGGCGCGGGCGTGGTGCCGCTGGCCCTGGCCGGCGTGGCGCTCTACTGGCCCCACGTCGTGGCCGTGCCGGTGGCGCTCGTAGGCGCGTGGGCCGGTATCGCCTTGTGGAGCCGGGCCGTGCGCCTGCGCCGCCAGGAGTCGCAGGGCACCGCACAGCAGCCGCTGCCGGAGCAGGAGGTTCCGCCGCGAGCCTCCGTCCAGGAGCCGCGCGAGCTGCCGGACGCGCAGGCCTCCCACGCTCCGGAAGCCGAGCCTCGTCAGCCTTGAAGTGAAGGGGAGGGCAGGGCCCGGATACGACACGGGCCCACGGGCCGGCAGCGGGGGAAGCCTGGCTCCCCACTTCGCTGATCCGGCCCGAAGGCCCTGTGCTTCCTACAGCGTTTCAGTCAGCGCTGACTTGTGGCGCTACGCCTGCTTCGCGACGCCCGCGGGCTCCGCCGCCCTGCCGCTCAAGAGCGAGCTGCCGCCGTACAGGGCCAGGCCGACCATGCCCAGCACGCCCGCTTCGACGCCGTTGCCCAGCGAGGCCCCCATCAGACCCACGATGCTGGTTCCGAGCATGAACACCACCCCCACCGCCCCTGCCACCTTGCCCATCCGCTGTCCCCCTCTGGACTGAATTGGACCCCTGAACCACTACCGCTGTCCGACGCCCAATCCCTTATCAAGTCCCGTGCCAGGGCCCTGGCTCGGGGGTCCCAGGGGGAGCCCGAAAGGGCGTGGAAGGTACGGGGCTCACGTTGGGCAATCCTCTTCCACCCTGTGGAAGCGATCGGCAGAAAGCACAGGGGCGAACACCGGGGTAGGACCGGAATTTTTCCCGGATGCGCCCATGTGCGCCTGATGTGGCACGCCGTAACCCACTGCATTCCAAGGGTTTTCCCTCCCCCCAGCCGCTGGCACACGCGCTGCTAAGAGCCTCCGCCAGAAGCGAACCACCCGGCCCTTCAGGGCGTGTGAACGGTGGATCGCACGGAACATCAGTGAACGAAGGAGAGCGGAAGATGGGAATGCGGCGCACGGGGTTCTGGACGGTGATGGGGATGCTCCTCCTGTCGGGTTGTGCTCACCAGCAGACGCTGAAGGTCGACAACGCGGAGCAGCCCTACCGCATCGGCCGCGAGGACGTGCTCGACGTGAGCGTGTGGCGCGATCAGGAGCTGTCGCGCACGGTGCCGGTGCGCCCCGACGGTTTCATCTCCATTCCGATGGTGGGGGAGATCCAGGCCGCGGGCAAGACGCCCACGGAGCTGGCGGAGGCGCTCAGTTCGGGCCTGCAGCCGTACGTGCAGGAGCCGCGCGTGACGGTCATCGTCCGCGAGGTCAACAGCAGCCGCGTCTTCGTCACGGGCGAAGTGGCCCACCCGGGCGCCTACCCGCTGCGCGGCCGCGTGTCGCTGCTGCAGGCCATCGCGCTGGCCGGCGGCTTCACGGACTTCGCCAACTCGGACGGCATCGTCGTCATCCGCACGGACGGCAAGGGCGGGCAGATTCCGGTGCGCTACAGCGACCTGGTCTCCCCCGACGGCGAGAGCGTCATCCTGCGGCCGGGTGACACCGTCGTCGTCCCGTGATGCGGGACGGGCTCGAAACCATCAAAGACAGGCATCGGGAAGCAGCGAACATGGGCGTGGGCGTGGGTCAGGACGGGAGGGCGGCGGTGAGGGGCAACTGGAAGCGGGCAGTGATTGCAGGCTGTCTCATCGCCGCGCCGGCCGCGCAGGCGGCCACCATCCTGGAGCCTCGGCTCCGCCTCACGGCGGAGGAGCGCTTCGACAACGACATCC includes these proteins:
- a CDS encoding tetratricopeptide repeat protein gives rise to the protein MRSLADAAMGRAWTIEETRPDDRKDLFEAYLTAARLGKMEAMTNVGLHFLYGDGVRRDPKRSRMWTEKAAGLGDDVAAFNLGLAYDYGRGIRKDKTLAEAWYRQAAAMGFAVAEGNLAYLLFASTEAQQQQEAVRIYRKHARQGHAIPAYNVGLAYELGKGVRKSLKRANAYYEMSAKGGYAEAQLALGYNYSNGVGLPTDALRAFAWFRLAAGQGHPSASFNLGLMFANGEGVPKSKARAMRHFRDAASQGHVKSARWLRKLQKA
- a CDS encoding amylo-alpha-1,6-glucosidase; amino-acid sequence: MNESAPALPRLSFDFPEGADFSNGVNHEWLLTNGRGGYASGTVVGCNTRRYHGLFIPTLEKLGRTVLMARMEETALVDGERYRLTSEEHEDGTTVEDGARHLRHFHLEGLIPVWEYAVGRARLRRRCVMVHGEDTVFLAWEHLSGPEVTLHLRPFPVMRPHDGPLLKAVGEPIVTLRGPLVELRNGEDGPTQRMRLYADGPTPYVSLAETSQPQHLRTEKARGYDFTEVQHSPGYFTATLKPGSALYFGLTTQAPGHLLERNPKEVFERELGRQERLLERAPEHGRTGVPARLVLAADQFIIDPPRPADAAWARSMGLDARSVIAGYPWFTDWGRDTMISLDGLTLATGRYREAAAILRTFEHYVRDGLIPNYFPDGENEGVYHTADATLWFFHAVDRYLEETGDEALLKDLFPTLRDIVAHHQKGTRFHIGVDPADGLLRQGQEGYQLTWMDAKVEGWVVTPRRGKAVEINALWFNALRLMAGWAERLGLESGPYRAAAEKAQGSFNQRFWNEAGGCLYDVVDGEDGREDVSVRPNQVFAISLKHPVLKRDKWAQVLEVVRRELVTPVGLRSLAPGSRDYKPKYDGDLRARDAAYHQGTVWGWLIGHYVDATLKVSPDIKAARALLSGMEDHLSHAGIGQISEIFDATEPYRPRGCFAQAWSVAEALRVFSKTNVG
- a CDS encoding phospholipase D-like domain-containing protein: MGIVKSSGISGRQHNLAEQVFSRAAGAPLVPGNDVHLLRDARENYPAWLRAIQQAQRSVLFENYIIEDDDVGRAFADVLAARARDGVQVRVLYDWLGCQGTASRHYWRTLRDAGVEVRCFNPFQFDRPLAWLGRNHRKTLTVDGEVGFVSGLCVSHKWVGDEQKGVAPWRDTGLEIRGPAVADLVRAFAQGWSTVGPPLDEEGCLSARASLTMGDVSLRVVAGVPWSAGLFRVDQLIASLARKRLWLTDAYFVGTATYVQALRAASRDGVDVRLLVPGSSDIPALRPLTQAGYRPLLEAGIRVYEWNGTMLHAKTAVADGTWARVGSSNLNPASWLGNSEIDVAVEDAPFARCMEDMYLQDLEHATEVVLSGRARRMSAAPPLPRAQRGTRGRRGSMSRAAAGAVRLGNTVGAAVTNHRELGRTESKVVFGAGVVPLALAGVALYWPHVVAVPVALVGAWAGIALWSRAVRLRRQESQGTAQQPLPEQEVPPRASVQEPRELPDAQASHAPEAEPRQP
- a CDS encoding polysaccharide biosynthesis/export family protein, with protein sequence MGMRRTGFWTVMGMLLLSGCAHQQTLKVDNAEQPYRIGREDVLDVSVWRDQELSRTVPVRPDGFISIPMVGEIQAAGKTPTELAEALSSGLQPYVQEPRVTVIVREVNSSRVFVTGEVAHPGAYPLRGRVSLLQAIALAGGFTDFANSDGIVVIRTDGKGGQIPVRYSDLVSPDGESVILRPGDTVVVP